In Granulicella cerasi, the following proteins share a genomic window:
- a CDS encoding RES family NAD+ phosphorylase, whose amino-acid sequence MIAYRIADARHPIFDGTGAMLRGGRWNSIGQRVIYAAESYAGAMLEILVHANLAVPPKHHQVVRIAIPESVVIETLLPSALPGWDAEDVTTARAFGDEWLREARTAVLRVPSVVTEGREYNILINQAHSAAKLIEASAPEPVRWDTRLFTR is encoded by the coding sequence ATGATCGCGTACCGGATCGCGGATGCGCGTCATCCGATCTTTGACGGCACTGGAGCGATGCTCCGTGGAGGCCGCTGGAACTCCATAGGTCAGCGCGTTATCTATGCCGCCGAAAGCTATGCCGGCGCGATGCTCGAAATCCTTGTGCACGCCAACCTGGCGGTCCCTCCCAAGCATCATCAGGTCGTCCGGATCGCCATCCCGGAGAGTGTCGTAATCGAAACTCTATTGCCGTCTGCACTGCCGGGTTGGGATGCCGAGGATGTGACGACGGCAAGAGCTTTTGGTGATGAGTGGCTGCGGGAAGCTCGAACAGCAGTTCTCCGAGTGCCAAGTGTCGTCACCGAAGGACGCGAGTACAACATCCTGATTAACCAAGCCCATAGTGCCGCGAAATTGATCGAAGCTTCCGCTCCCGAACCTGTACGCTGGGATACTCGATTGTTTACACGTTGA
- a CDS encoding antitoxin Xre/MbcA/ParS toxin-binding domain-containing protein, with translation MIEPQSIAEILGLGPSIRTVSELESAVSAGLPKRSLEKLSTRLYEDRRVANAYKFKVVPAATWKRRTRRLSVDESERTERLARVLAQAEYVWDDRDRAREWMNKPHRELHDRTPLEVARTELGARRVEDLLEKLFYGLPV, from the coding sequence ATGATCGAACCCCAGTCCATTGCTGAGATCCTCGGTCTCGGACCTTCCATCCGGACCGTCAGCGAGTTGGAGTCTGCCGTCTCAGCTGGGCTCCCGAAACGCTCCCTCGAAAAGCTATCCACTCGTCTTTACGAGGATCGCCGGGTGGCGAACGCCTACAAGTTCAAGGTTGTGCCAGCGGCAACGTGGAAGCGTCGGACCAGGCGTCTTTCCGTGGACGAGAGCGAGCGCACCGAGAGGCTGGCGCGCGTGCTCGCGCAAGCGGAGTACGTCTGGGATGATCGGGACCGGGCGCGCGAGTGGATGAACAAGCCACACCGCGAGCTCCATGACAGAACTCCGCTCGAAGTGGCTCGGACGGAGCTCGGCGCCCGTCGTGTCGAAGACCTGCTCGAGAAACTCTTCTACGGACTCCCCGTCTAG